DNA from Flavobacteriales bacterium:
TAGAACTAAACCGCCAATGAAACCAATCAAGGCTCCAGATGAAATTTTAATGACTTTAATAATATCGTCTTTTTCGTCCAAATAAGCACCAATTAATGCTCCAACAAAAGGACCAACTATAAAACCGAAAGGTATTGGTGCAAATATCCCAACCAATAAGCCTATCATCGTTCCATTAACTGCTTTTTTAGTCCCTCCGAATTTTTTGACACCATAAATCTGTAACCAAAAATCAGCGATAGTTACTAAAACTACTATGCCTGCCCACTGCCAAAGAAAATCATCTGAACATTTGTAATCTGTAAAAGCAGTTAGAATTAATAAAGCAATATATGCTAGTGGAGGACCAGGAACAACAGGAACAAAACAACCTAATAAGCCAAGTAAAAGTAAAATGGCACAAATAATGATAATTAGAGTTGTCATGGTGCAAAAATACGAATTTACAATCGTAAAAATCACAAATTAAAGCTGCTTATATGACTATATTTTATTAAACTTGCTAAGCTAATAACCAGTCTAAAATTTACAATGAAAAAAATAGCATTACTATTGAGTCTATTTTCTGTTTTCACAGTCAATGCTCAATTCAGTTTTACAGATGATTTTGAAAGTTATGCTGTTGGCGACTACATCGCTGCAGCAGACACCCTTTGGGTAGTATGGCCCGCTGCAGGTGCTCAAGACGTTCAAGTTACCGATAACAATGCCTTTAGTGGCTCAAACTCTATTTACCTAAATTCTACTGCAGCTACAGGTGGCGGCCCACAAGATGTAGTACTAGAATTTGGAGAACTTTTTGATGAAGGTGAATTTATGCTTTCTGCAAACTTTTATGTCAATAATAATACAGGAGGGTATTTCAATTTTCAAGCTGAAACTACTATTGGAGAAACATGGTCTATGGACTGCTTTATGAATGATGACGGCAGCATAGAGTTTTCAACAGGTGGTGGTGGCACTGTATTTCTAGAAAGCACTTACCCTTTTGATACTTGGTTTAACATAACAATGAATATAAACTTGACCTTAAATCAGTGGCAAGTTATGATTGATAATCAAGTAGTCGGTACTTTTGAAAACACGATTAATCAAGTCGCCTCATTAAATTTATACCCTCTTAGTGGAAATCAATATTACATCGACGACGTTAGTGTATCGCACGAGCCATTCAACCCTGTTGGAATTAATGCTATTCTTTCAGATTTAAATGTTCCTAGCTACGTACAATTTCCTGCTGATGTTGATATTTCTGGTACAGTATTAAACTATGGAGCTGAAACGATAGAATCTATGGATATCGTATGGACGGATGGAACAAATACATATACGGATAATATCACTGGCGTATCAATAGCAACTCTTGAAACCTATGACTTCACCCATTCAGATCAATTATCTTTTGCTGGTGCTGACACAGCCAATATTACGGTTAGCATAGAAAACATTAATTCTGGTATAGATGTTGACAATAGTAACAATAGTCTAAGTGCAGAAATCTATTCGGTTGAATTTGTAACTCAACGTTTACCATTATTTGAACATTTTACATCTAATACCTGTGGGCCATGCGCTGCTTTTAACCCAGGCTTTCAGACCTTGCTAGACGCTAATGACGTTAATCTTATTGGTACTGCCAAAGTTGCATGTATTAAATATCAAGTTAATTGGCCTGGTTCAGGAGACCAATCTTACAATGAAGATGTTGGCACTCGTGTAAGTCATTACGGTGTTTCAGGTGTACCAATCGCTCATATAGACGGGAATTCAACCTCTAGTTCACAAGACGAAATTGATGAACATAGAAGTATGCCTTCTTTTCTAGATATTACTGCTACAGCAGTAGCAACAGATGGTACAGATTTAGCTGTTGATGTCAGTATAAGTTCATATTATGATTATCCAAATACAACAATACATATTGCAGTTGTTGAAAATGAATACAGCAATACAGCTGGTTCAAATGGTGAAACTGAATTTCATCAAGTCATGAGAAAAATGCTTCCAACGGCAAATGGCACTAGTGCCGACCTGAGTAACGGAAATACAACAACAGTTTCCGAAAGCTATACTTTCGCAATGGGTAATGTTACTCAAAATTCTTTTAGAATATGGGAAGACTTAAGTAATTGCGTGGTAGTTGTTTTTGTAGAAGATCAAGGTACTAAGCAAGTAATAGATTCTAGAATTTTTGAAATTACAGGCAATACTACCGTTACGCCAACTTGGGAATGTCAAGCAACAGGCTGTGTAGATCCTGGAACTGGCGAGGGCGAATATAGCACTCTAGCAGATTGCGAGGCACAATGCGTTTCTGATATAGCCTTTTGGAATGCCATTGACATTAAACTTATGCCTAATCCAGCACAAGACAATTTCTCAATAGAATTAAATCCATCATCACAAAATGTAGTTGTAAGTATTTATTCTATTACTGGCAAACGTATCAGCGAATTTGATTATGGCTCTTTACAAGGCAAACAAAGCATACCTATGAATATAAGCACTTTACAATCTGGAATTTACACCGTTAAAATTCAATTAGACAATGAAGTGTCTGTTCACAAACTAATAAAGCAATAAATCAGATTATCTATTAAATATGACAGCTCACCATTATGGTGGGCTGTTTTTATTTTATAACTTCTAAAAAGGTGTAAATTTGCAGAAAGATAACAAGCTATTCATCATGTCATTATACGCTTTAAATGCAATCTCACCAATAGATGGTCGTTACCAATCAAAAACTAAGGAACTAAGCTTCTATTATTCAGAAGCTGCTCTAATCAAATACAGACTTCGAGTAGAAGTTGAATATTTTATTTC
Protein-coding regions in this window:
- a CDS encoding DUF456 domain-containing protein, yielding MTTLIIIICAILLLLGLLGCFVPVVPGPPLAYIALLILTAFTDYKCSDDFLWQWAGIVVLVTIADFWLQIYGVKKFGGTKKAVNGTMIGLLVGIFAPIPFGFIVGPFVGALIGAYLDEKDDIIKVIKISSGALIGFIGGLVLKLVVCFYLIREFYLTIQVYFESLFSFVLK
- a CDS encoding T9SS type A sorting domain-containing protein — translated: MKKIALLLSLFSVFTVNAQFSFTDDFESYAVGDYIAAADTLWVVWPAAGAQDVQVTDNNAFSGSNSIYLNSTAATGGGPQDVVLEFGELFDEGEFMLSANFYVNNNTGGYFNFQAETTIGETWSMDCFMNDDGSIEFSTGGGGTVFLESTYPFDTWFNITMNINLTLNQWQVMIDNQVVGTFENTINQVASLNLYPLSGNQYYIDDVSVSHEPFNPVGINAILSDLNVPSYVQFPADVDISGTVLNYGAETIESMDIVWTDGTNTYTDNITGVSIATLETYDFTHSDQLSFAGADTANITVSIENINSGIDVDNSNNSLSAEIYSVEFVTQRLPLFEHFTSNTCGPCAAFNPGFQTLLDANDVNLIGTAKVACIKYQVNWPGSGDQSYNEDVGTRVSHYGVSGVPIAHIDGNSTSSSQDEIDEHRSMPSFLDITATAVATDGTDLAVDVSISSYYDYPNTTIHIAVVENEYSNTAGSNGETEFHQVMRKMLPTANGTSADLSNGNTTTVSESYTFAMGNVTQNSFRIWEDLSNCVVVVFVEDQGTKQVIDSRIFEITGNTTVTPTWECQATGCVDPGTGEGEYSTLADCEAQCVSDIAFWNAIDIKLMPNPAQDNFSIELNPSSQNVVVSIYSITGKRISEFDYGSLQGKQSIPMNISTLQSGIYTVKIQLDNEVSVHKLIKQ